From a region of the Argiope bruennichi chromosome 8, qqArgBrue1.1, whole genome shotgun sequence genome:
- the LOC129981752 gene encoding snake venom vascular endothelial growth factor toxin cratrin-like, translating into MRRFLCIVILCAVLLLDPISGRHSRYHKHRNHRDETPQVSADEKLALEHSESVAEAGTCDQPKMQVIHVSDHYPGRYFLPHCTMLHRCGKHAGCCGTDRLRCVAKEKQKVVLHFYSVKILDDGQLPEKKIEKLTFTNHTKCGCVPVEHFSKHDL; encoded by the coding sequence ATGCGGCGATTTCTTTGTATAGTTATTTTGTGTGCCGTTCTCCTTCTGGATCCAATAAGTGGCCGGCACAGTCGCTATCACAAACACCGAAACCACAGGGATGAGACTCCTCAGGTAAGCGCTGATGAGAAGCTGGCTCTGGAGCACAGCGAAAGCGTTGCCGAAGCGGGCACTTGCGACCAACCCAAAATGCAAGTAATTCACGTGAGTGACCACTACCCTGGACGGTACTTCTTGCCCCATTGCACCATGCTACACAGGTGCGGAAAGCACGCTGGCTGTTGCGGTACGGACCGGCTCAGGTGTGTAGCTAAAGAAAAGCAAAAGGTGGTTCTCCATTTCTACAGTGTCAAGATCCTGGATGACGGTCAACTCCCAGAAAAAAAGATCGAAAAACTGACCTTTACTAATCACACCAAGTGTGGATGCGTTCCCGTGGAGCATTTCTCAAAGCATGATCTGTAA